A region from the Hippoglossus hippoglossus isolate fHipHip1 chromosome 16, fHipHip1.pri, whole genome shotgun sequence genome encodes:
- the mdc1 gene encoding mediator of DNA damage checkpoint protein 1 isoform X2 encodes MEATQVISDSFLESDEAENEEEDENKRGQPLAKLCILKNELVPETELPLFLGNNVLGRDLNACTLHLPAPSISKQHATISLSVYSRRGRRPEGDVEALVWDLGSMNGTRKGRLKLTPNVRYALSDGDSLVVADIPCQYVSCTVDANSSQGGMRTPVSRDMGVKAGSPDVTEKEGGDKSTDSKKSENTDTKAGVSSTKTPVRAGCLFLEQTPTQPQGTLVPESDADSDGEREGGGRGRKALVSDSDSHKSSPACSTFLSPTNKIVPESEDESPITTSSSSKNRSYRHVRFSKEEIEVDVAGQRLEEKKTLAIVDDSEEEEGREKETVTPEETKSKESGKHVPVTQEGNVSFMGDDELPVSTLTVTKNVILVLNMDSDTDVEGEEDQSSAGPVTLNINQVSQPPNTAHFQMDSDTDVDEDEGALDKDLKTVTSSDDSTKLSHVNSAIQPEGITMDSDTDVDDDAAVSDAATKTKPMSVQSAPTADSAPLMQPKDFHLDSDTDVEDEDEKECGTNESSSKIDEISIKLETKPAGPESAAAAPHGLHSESDTDDEEIPAPTLSEPPVVFAVATDSCTAADRGVAILSDSDTDVEDDSPQVMSVAVTTLSASPGTKPAALESDSDADTDVEGSGQSGSKPTDLGLDSDTDVEDKEADIDEAGDDQIPNLCRENTPGLMVPPLQNCSTPIQLTEGEVENMDTQAFVSPSSVPFRGAVAPAVRPVALSSCSDSQEDEDFVVAETQSFILQTRDLQSNPPEDHSMEPTQAFCPETSGDETDQPSSRERSFQLGLSDSRHRQCQAQALAMENTQAFVERGVNMEDTHAYATTSTADRASADNDANLEATQDYEEDEEPARHPEKEGRTELVLEETQAYITKPESDSERETDEDERKNITATAETQPFGFTTSCTPAMAETQPISAFEEEESVAEECEERGGILQPQQRMSGEVLSIAQTQPMNACSNGESDDEEEDQTQPLTGSDLSVAETQPMHIGCAETQPMATSDDEDSIPVLRKRRAKQLSEEELTQTLTNSEVSAVESQPVDAGEGGESDEKDSITVLKRRRAKPLQLEETQSLSGSEAFAAETQPMGACEGEQSDEDDSIPVPRKSKAQPMETGEDKESNDEDSIPGPRKRKAKALQLKEEETQPLLSSEVPAVESKVTQSEAGTSGISVRDKRGTRARIREEEEQAECSESPKRKTRGKSKALPTTRGRRGKSGPVGDVSEEEEELEQGRRTRGRTFTRQQKGNEEDGGKSEFERNKPAENGNRIKKKQKALGEERGVADLRDKEREKREIEEIERRRMEEQENKEEQERLHAENMERIRLEETAEKERKEQEEKERVEKEKQRREERETADRIQKEKEQLEKKIRDNDEKERLEREKAEREEREKLERETKEQEEKERLEREKRELKERLERERREEEHQARLQREEKEREERERLEKEKETKEKPIKEQENKSKVSMGGRRASKKTTVAACSTEQDSAELAEDDVPARRTRSRSNSISSISSERSASSINTQQGRGRGRDRGAKRTSEPPKAAVVRSSNRRRTVAAETTGQDNNDSLNSDISSYSVSSQSRGRGGRQRGRPRITEAEPDSIPPINSQSDQSSATKPAARGRKGRKTEPSSSAAPQEDDAEKADSQQARTTRGQRRATTNISESTAADEEKQSNQDEGHGSEESRLPKRNVWGRAQKSAASAASNGDVAKDKRQERKRQLEPNIEEDSHSRTNISVVKVQVVETTQEGGEDESKDENPVQPKRRGRASNAQVKKDTNESPVEVELKKEKENVEKRGRSRPSAAQKKREEEQEESGTSANSTTQEAKVQTPEPHTPTSRVSQKRQAPANSSPVAKTPRSSSSSSPAARGRLQAASQAYKVLFTGVADEAWERGLARLGGSMAKGVADMNCLVTDQVRRTIKFLCAVAKGIPIVTTCWLEKSGKAGSFLSPHAFVVKDPEQEKKFGFCLQTSLTIASSHLLLQGYEIHVTKSVKPEPAQMKDIISCSGGTFLTKMPSSHKPQTVVISCEEDWSLCRPAVSSSLPVVTAEFILSGILQQKVDFQTHALSAPVTNAGGRRRGRNKT; translated from the exons ATGGAGGCTACACAGGTGATCTCTGACTCATTCCTGGAGTCAGATGAGGCAgaaaatgaagaggaggatgaaaataAGAGGGGTCAACCATTGGCTAAACTGTGCATCTTAAAGAATGAGCTCGTCCCTGAGACAG AGTTGCCCCTGTTTTTGGGAAATAATGTGCTGGGCCGTGACCTCAACGCCTGCACCCTGCACTTGCCAGCGCCCTCAATATCTAAGCAGCATGCCACCATCAGCCTCTCTGTCTACAGCAGAAGAGGTCGTCGCCCTGAAGGGGATGTAGAGGCTTTGGTGTGGGACCTTGGGAGCATGAATGGGACCCGCAAAGGCCGCTTAAAGCTGACGCCTAACGTACGCTACGCCCTCAGTGATGGTGACAGTTTGGTGGTGGCAGACATCCCATGTCAGTATGTCAGCTGCACTGTAGATGCAAACTCGTCGCAAGGGGGCATGAGGACTCCTGTGAGCAGAGATATGGGGGTAAAGGCCGGGTCACCGGATGTCACTGAAAAAGAGGGAGGCGACAAAAGCACAGACAGcaagaaaagtgaaaacacagacacaaaggcgGGGGTGTCATCAACCAAGACTCCCGTCAGGGCCGGTTGCCTCTTCTTAGAGCAAACTCCAACCCAGCCACAGGGGACCCTGGTCCCAGAATCTGACGCAGActcagatggagaaagagagggaggaggcagagggcgTAAGGCTTTAG TGTCTGATTCTGACTCCCATAAATCTAGTCCTGCTTGTTCTACATTCTTGAGTCCCACAAACAAAATCGTCCCTGAAAG TGAGGATGAAAGTCCCATCacaacatcctcctcctctaaaAATAGGTCGTACAGACATGTCAGATTCAGCAAGGAAGAGATAGAAGTAGATGTGGCTGGACAGCggctggaggaaaaaaagacacttgCGATTGTGGAtgacagtgaagaagaggaaggaagagagaaagaaacagtcACACCAGAGGAAACCAAGTCTAAGGAAAGTGGAAAACATGTACCAGTGACACAGGAAGGAAATGTCAGTTTTATGGGAGATGATGAATTGCCGGTGTCTACATTAACAGTCACCAAAAATGTGATCCTTGTACTTAACATGGACAGTGACACTgatgtggagggagaggaggaccAGTCATCTGCAGGTCCTGTGACCTTGAACATAAACCAAGTCAGTCAGCCACCAAACACTGCCCACTTTCAGATGGACAGTGATACAGATGTCGATGAGGATGAAGGGGCCTTGGACAAAGATCTTAAAACTGTGACTTCCTCTGATGACAGTACCAAACTTTCTCATGTTAATTCAGCTATTCAGCCTGAGGGAATTACTATGGACAGTGACACTGATGTGGATGACGATGCTGCTGTGTCAGACGCTGCCACAAAAACAAAGCCCATGTCAGTTCAGAGTGCACCCACAGCTGACTCTGCTCCTTTGATGCAGCCGAAAGATTTCCATCTCGACAGTGACACAGATGTTGAAGATGAAGACGAAAAGGAATGTGGAACAAATGAATCGAGCTCTAAAATAGATGAAATTTCCATTAAATTGGAAACAAAGCCAGCTGGGCCTGAAtctgccgctgctgctcctcatggCCTACATTCCGAAAGTGACACAGATGATGAAGAGATCCCTGCCCCTACCCTCAGTGAACCCCCCGTGGTGTTTGCTGTAGCCACAGACTCATGCACCGCTGCAGACCGAGGGGTTGCTATTCTGTCTGACAGTGACACAGACGTGGAAGACGATTCTCCTCAGGTTATGTCTGTAGCTGTCACAACCTTGTCGGCCTCTCCTGGTACCAAGCCAGCAGCTCTTGAGTCAGATTCGGATGCGGACACAGATGTGGAGGGGTCAGGCCAGAGCGGATCCAAACCAACTGACCTCGGATTGGACAGTGATACAGATGTGGAGGATAAGGAGGCAGACATTGACGAGGCAGGTGATGACCAGATCCCTAACTtatgcagagaaaacacacctGGGCTGATGGTTCCTCCTCTGCAGAATTGCTCTACTCCTATACAACTGACAG AAGGAGAGGTGGAAAATATGGATACTCAGGCTTTCGTGAGTCCCTCTTCAGTTCCATTTAGGG GTGCTGTAGCTCCTGCTGTAAGACCTGTAGCATTGTCATCCTGCTCAGACAGCCAGGAGGACGAGGACTTTGTTGTTGCTGAGACGCAGTCCTTCATTCTTCAGACCCGAGATCTCCAAAGCAACCCTCCAGAGGACCATTCCATGGAACCCACCCAAGCTTTTTGCCCTGAAACTTCTGGTGATGAAACTGATCAACCGTCCAGCAGAGAAAGGTCTTTTCAACTGGGATTGTCTGACAGCCGCCACCGGCAGTGTCAGGCCCAAGCTCTAGCCATGGAGAACACCCAGGCATTTGTGGAAAGAGGTGTGAATATGGAAGATACCCACGCATATGCTACTACTTCAACTGCAGACAGAGCCTCTGCAGACAATGATGCAAATCTGGAGGCTACACAGGACTATGAAGAGGACGAGGAGCCTGCCAGACATCCTGAAAAAGAAGGGCGGACAGAATTGGTTCTAGAAGAAACACAGGCATATATCACAAAGCCAGAGAGTGATTCAGAGCGTGAGACGgatgaagatgagagaaaaaatattACTGCTACTGCTGAGACTCAGCCTTTTGGCTTTACTACTTCATGTACTCCTGCCATGGCTGAAACCCAACCAATATCTGCCTtcgaggaagaggagagtgtGGCAGAAGAGTGCGAGGAACGTGGGGGGATACTTCAACCTCAGCAAAGAATGTCTGGTGAGGTTTTATCAATAGCTCAAACTCAGCCCATGAATGCATGCAGCAATGGAGaaagtgatgatgaagaagaggatcAGACACAGCCTCTCACTGGTTCAGATTTATCAGTTGCTGAAACCCAGCCCATGCACATTGGTTGTGCAGAAACTCAGCCCATGGCTACAAGTGATGATGAGGACTCAATTCCTGTCCTGCGAAAAAGAAGAGCAAAGCAACTGTCTGAAGAAGAGCTGACACAAACGCTCACAAACTCTGAGGTCTCTGCAGTTGAAAGTCAGCCAGTAGATGCAGGTGAAGGTGGggaaagtgatgaaaaagaCTCGATAACAGTTTTGAAAAGAAGACGAGCAAAACCACTTCAACTTGAGGAGACGCAATCCCTCTCTGGCTCTGAAGCCTTTGCTGCTGAAACTCAGCCCATGGGTGCATGTGAGGGCGAGCAAAGTGACGAAGACGACTCAATTCCTGTCCCACgaaaaagcaaag CTCAACCAATGGAAACAGGTGAAGACAAGGAAAGTAATGATGAAGACTCGATTCCAGGTCCACGAAAAAGAAAGGCAAAGGCTCTGCAActtaaagaggaggagacacaacCGCTCTTGAGTTCTGAGGTCCCTGCTGTTGAAAGTAAAGTGACACAATCTGAAGCTGGAACCAGTGGAATCAGTGTTAGAGACAAACGAGGGACAAGGGCAAGAataagagaggaggaagagcaggcaGAGTGTTCAGAATCTCCAAAGAGAAAGACGAGAGGGAAGAGTAAAGCTTTGCCAACTaccagaggaaggagggggaaaTCTGGGCCTGTTGGGGATGtaagtgaggaagaggaggagttaGAGCAGGGTAGGAGAACAAGGGGGAGAACATTTACAAGGCAGCAGAAAGGCAatgaagaagatggaggaaagtctgaatttgaaagaaataaaccTGCGGAAAATGGCAAccgaataaagaaaaaacaaaaagcattgggagaggagagaggtgttGCAGACctaagagataaagagagagaaaagagggagattGAGGAAATAGAGAGGCGTAGAATGGAAGAACAAGAAAATAAGGAAGAACAAGAAAGATTGCATGCTGAAAACATGGAGAGGATACGACTtgaggaaacagcagagaaagagagaaaggaacaagaagaaaaggaaagagtggagaaagaaaaacagagacgagaagaaagagaaacagctgatcgaatacaaaaagaaaaagaacaattgGAGAAGAAAATAAGAGACAATGACGAAAAAGAGAGATTGGAGCGTGAAAAGGCAGAAcgtgaagagagggagaaattgGAAAGGGAAAcaaaggagcaggaagagaaagagagattggAACGAGAAAAGAGGGAATTAAAAGAGAGActtgagagggagaggagggaagaagaacACCAAGCAAGACTgcagagggaagaaaaggaaagggaagaaagagaaagactggagaaagaaaaagagaccaAAGAAAAGCCaataaaagaacaagaaaacaaatccaaagTGTCAATGGGAGGTCGAAGAGCATCGAAAAAAACTACTGTTGCCGCATGTTCAACAGAGCAAGACTCAGCTGAATTGGCCGAAGATGATGTCCCAGCGAGGAGAACCAGATCTCGCTCCAACTCGATCAGCTCGATCAGCTCCGAGAGATCTGCGTCAAGCATCAACACCCAGCAGGGCCGCGGGAGAGGTCGAGACAGAGGAGCAAAAAGGACCAGTGAGCCACCTAAGGCGGCTGTCGTCAGAAGCAGCAACAGGAGGAGGACGGTGGCTGCAGAGACAACAGGGCAGGACAATAATGATTCTCTCAACTCTGATATTTCAAGCTACAGTGTGAGCTcacaaagcagaggaagaggaggcagacagCGGGGAAGACCAAGGATAACAGAGGCTGAGCCAGACTCTATCCCTCCTATCAATAGTCAGAGTGATCAGAGTTCTGCTACCAAACCTGCAGCCAGAGGTAGGAAGGGCAGGAAAACTGAGCCATCCTCTAGTGCGGCTCCTCAGGAAGATGATGCAGAGAAGGCAGATTCACAGCAGGCTCGTACCACAAGGGGACAGCGCAGAGCCACGACAAACATCTCTGAATCAACTGCTGCAGACGAGGAGAAGCAGTCCAATCAGGACGAAGGTCACGGCAGTGAGGAATCACGTCTTCCTAAGAGGAATGTCTGGGGCAGAGCCCAAAaatctgcagcttcagcagccAGTAATGGAGATGTGGCTAAAGACAAAagacaagagaggaagagacagctGGAGCCAAATATAGAGGAGGATTCTCACAGTAGGACCAACATTTCTGTTGTGAAAGTCCAAGTAGTAGAGACAacacaggaaggaggagaagatgaaagtAAAGATGAGAATCCTGTCCAACCTAAGAGGAGAGGTAGAGCATCTAATGCTCAAGTCAAGAAGGACACAAATGAATCTCCTGTTGAAGTGGAGttgaaaaaagagaaggagaatgTCGAGAAGAGGGGCAGAAGTCGGCCATCAGCGGCccagaaaaaaagggaagaggagcaggaagagagtgGAACATCGGCCAATTCCACGACACAGGAGGCCAAAGTGCAGACTCCAGAG CCACATACTCCAACCAGCAGAGTATCCCAGAAGCGACAGGCTCCTGCAAATTCCTCTCCTGTGGCAAAGActcctcgctcctcctcctcgtcttccccTGCAGCTAGAGGTCGACTACAAGCTGCGAGTCAGGCCTACAAA GTGCTGTTCACAGGCGTGGCGGATGAAGCCTGGGAGAGAGGGCTGGCTCGCCTGGGAGGCAGCATGGCTAAAGGTGTGGCAGACATGAACTGCCTAGTGACTGATCAAGTGCGCAGGACTATCAAGTTCCTGTGTGCAGTGGCCAAAGGAATCCCAATTGTCACCACATGCTGGTTGGAAAAG AGCGGTAAAGCTGGGAGCTTCCTGTCACCTCATGCTTTTGTTGTGAAGGATccggagcaggagaagaagttCGGTTTCTGCCTGCAGACGTCTCTGACGATTGCCAGCAGTCATCTTCTATTACAG GGATATGAGATCCATGTTACGAAATCAGTGAAGCCGGAGCCAGCTCAAATGAAAGACATAATCTCCTGCAGTGGAGGAACATTTCTAACCAAGATGCCCTCTTCTCACAAG CCTCAGACTGTCGTGATTTCCTGCGAGGAGGACTGGTCGCTGTGCCGCCCGGCCGTCTCTTCATCACTCCCAGTCGTCACTGCCGAGTTCATTCTCTCAGGAATCCTTCAGCAGAAAGTCGACTTTCAAACACACGCACTCTCTGCTCCTGTCACTAATGCAGGAGGCAGAAGAAGGGGCAGGAACAAGACATAG